In the Candidatus Mycosynbacter amalyticus genome, one interval contains:
- a CDS encoding ArsR/SmtB family transcription factor, with translation MEAADTTEILKSLADDTRLSVVRHLASQHGEVAARDITSDCALALKLSQPTMSHHFAKLVASGVLRERKDGVEKYYRLDTALLTQHGIDATKV, from the coding sequence ATGGAAGCAGCAGATACCACAGAAATCCTCAAAAGCCTCGCCGACGATACTCGACTGAGTGTCGTACGCCATCTTGCATCACAGCATGGAGAGGTTGCTGCGCGCGACATCACGTCCGATTGCGCACTTGCGCTCAAGCTTTCGCAACCGACCATGAGCCACCACTTTGCCAAACTTGTCGCAAGCGGTGTACTACGCGAACGCAAAGACGGGGTAGAGAAATACTACCGGCTCGACACAGCACTACTAACCCAACACGGCATCGATGCCACGAAAGTATAG
- a CDS encoding 1-acyl-sn-glycerol-3-phosphate acyltransferase — translation MKRPVYELGNPAQAKAVYDYQLAYRPYRAFTRSAYRLLHEIMQPDISYDEGAHEQLAKLDTEDVPMLLTLNHLSDLHDQWTAAAIAHEILPKKVGDIRVIAKDGFYNKKLLTKLGVPTPLQAPLQPIVTGFINQMGTVPAARKKDHAESSLSCTNELLFDTINEFIQTGHPVGIYPEGTHNYSHAELNLPLQRGIGEIALRSLQPGNIPASIVPIGVSYGRDYQQIDMDNAKPNRIRHASVYIGKIATVEHGMSAEDITSLTAAHLQAATTHAFEYYDQRITT, via the coding sequence ATGAAACGTCCCGTTTATGAACTGGGGAATCCAGCTCAAGCAAAAGCCGTATACGACTATCAGCTCGCATACCGGCCATACCGTGCATTTACCCGCAGTGCATACCGGCTACTCCACGAAATCATGCAGCCGGATATTAGCTACGACGAAGGGGCTCATGAGCAACTCGCCAAGCTTGACACGGAAGATGTGCCAATGCTTCTCACACTCAATCATTTATCGGACCTACACGACCAATGGACAGCCGCCGCAATCGCACATGAAATCTTACCGAAAAAGGTAGGTGATATTCGCGTCATCGCAAAAGATGGTTTTTACAACAAAAAGCTGCTCACAAAACTAGGAGTACCCACACCGTTGCAGGCGCCTCTCCAGCCGATTGTCACTGGTTTTATCAACCAAATGGGCACCGTGCCTGCCGCTCGTAAAAAAGATCATGCAGAGTCCAGTCTCTCTTGCACAAACGAGCTGTTGTTTGATACGATCAATGAGTTTATCCAGACCGGACACCCCGTTGGTATATATCCAGAAGGCACCCACAATTACTCGCATGCAGAACTCAACTTACCGCTCCAACGCGGTATCGGCGAGATCGCACTGCGCTCACTCCAGCCTGGCAATATACCTGCAAGTATTGTACCTATTGGCGTAAGTTACGGCCGAGACTACCAGCAAATAGACATGGACAACGCCAAGCCAAATCGTATACGTCACGCATCGGTATATATTGGAAAAATCGCCACCGTCGAGCATGGCATGAGTGCCGAAGACATCACATCGCTAACCGCTGCACACCTACAGGCCGCAACTACTCACGCGTTCGAGTACTACGACCAGCGCATTACAACATAG